A single window of Dermacentor albipictus isolate Rhodes 1998 colony chromosome 1, USDA_Dalb.pri_finalv2, whole genome shotgun sequence DNA harbors:
- the LOC139054548 gene encoding uncharacterized protein: MENLKFDKTLSLVVLDEEELWVALKSCHTLLEPIAKAIEAVEGDGALLSDVTNFFHNLAEEIHSNLQRSVLSQSERDLAEKALKTRKVFRVNRVHCAANLLDPIYKGKSLTDEEVLSAFDWISERITHMNLEVGKVYSDVAEYRTNSGIWSRSGMWAPANHMPLSTWWEGICTSKTVMPLARNILQIPPSSAACERNWSDFANIHTLRRNRLRNETVQKLVFVHAHLNIMKNATDEASDTDSQ, encoded by the coding sequence ATGGAAAACTTGAAGTTCGACAAGACTCTTAGTCTGGTCGTTCTGGACGAAGAAGAGCTCTGGGTCGCATTGAAATCATGCCATACTCTGCTGGAACCCATCGCAAAGGCTATCGAAGCTGTAGAAGGTGACGGGGCCCTGTTGTCCGACGTCACAAACTTTTTTCACAATCTAGCGGAGGAGATTCACTCGAATTTGCAGCGCTCTGTTCTTTCGCAGAGTGAACGGGATCTAGCTGAAAAAGCCTTAAAGACACGCAAAGTGTTTCGAGTTAATCGCGTGCACTGTGCAGCAAACCTACTTGACCCAATATACAAGGGGAAAAGTCTGACTGACGAAGAAGTCTTGTCTGCGTTTGACTGGATCTCGGAGCGCATTACGCACATGAACCTAGAAGTTGGAAAAGTGTACTCCGATGTGGCAGAATACAGGACCAATTCAGGCATATGGTCAAGGTCCGGAATGTGGGCTCCTGCTAACCACATGCCTCTTTCAACCTGGTGGGAGGGAATCTGCACGAGTAAAACAGTGATGCCTCTGGCTCGAAACATTTTACAGATTCCACCATCATCAGCTGCTTGTGAGCGGAACTGGTCCGACTTCGCCAACATTCATACTCTGCGTAGGAACAGGCTGCGTAATGAAACGGTGCAAAAGCTTGTTTTTGTTCACGCACATCTCAACATAATGAAGAATGCTACAGATGAAGCCAGTGATACTGACTCTCAATAA